Proteins from a single region of Bombus pascuorum chromosome 5, iyBomPasc1.1, whole genome shotgun sequence:
- the LOC132907138 gene encoding valine--tRNA ligase isoform X1: protein MVDMKTEEINGETETPQKSAKQLQKEAKKQAKLDKFKQKQEKKESDKAPKVKEKNEKIEKKKECKESAIYMVNTPLGDKKDTTCAMPDAYSPKYVEAAWYAWWEKEGFFKPEYGRKNILQLNPKGKFVMVIPPPNVTGFLHLGHALTNAVEDAITRWNRMKGRTTLWNPGCDHAGIATQVVVEKKLWREEKKTRHDIGREKFIEKVWKWKEEKGNRIYLQLKKLGGSFDWDRVCFTMDPKLCYAVTEAFIRLHDEGVIYRSNRLVNWSCTLKSAISDIEVDKLELTGRTLLSIPGYQEKIEFGVLVLFAYKVIGSEEKIIVATTRIETMLGDTAVAVHPKDTRYAHLIGKYVQHPFCDRKLPIIPDEFVEMEFGTGAVKITPAHDPNDYEVGKRYNLPFITIFDDNGNIIGDYGQFTGMKRFHARTAIIKELTARNLFIEIKDNPMVVPICSRSKDIVEPLMKPQWYIKCSEMATKAMDAVKSGELKIIPDQYKKIWYHWMENIRDWCISRQLWWGHRIPAYCVKIINIPENIKLDDYWVSAHSENEAKEKAAKQLGTKVDNIIVEQDPDVLDTWFSSGLFPFSIFGWPDKTEELEAFYPGTLLETGHDILFFWVARMVFLGQKLLGKLPFREVYLHAMVRDAHGRKMSKSLGNVIDPMDVINGISLENLHKQLMDSNLDPKELKYAIEGQKRDYPQGIPECGTDALRFALCAYTMQGRDINLDILRVQGYRFFCNKIWNATKFSLMYLDSNFDYDEDVQSTINDVSNDNMIGDNDWYQNTLKENCVQDALNNYLADYPYLDGYNPSQIDTKVHQYFTRLGTDLRNYPHLHRWYKHVASYSEQERSMFRVEEGKILPQCGCKIHDHNNSRKQLHCETNIDFWMLSRVSCAVKICDEAMAQYDFPTATTACYNLWLYDLCDVYLEYLKPVFQGNNNKRQYAARRVLFKTLDVGLRLLSPFMPFITEELYQRLPRKKQLYPSVCVSPYPEVSECDWRNEEIEKDVDFANKVIKNIRSARATYNLPNKIKTEAFLVCSSNNLKEKLLEYRLLIETLSYSTLNMEEPPTGCAIITVTDKVQVHLLLKGLIDPKKELEKLSKKEEQLIDIIRKTKQAMEVPDYNVKVPFDVQNNNKEKLKNNEGELQRITDALSALRAM, encoded by the exons ATGGTTGATATGAAAACTGAGGAAATAAACGGGGAAACTGAAACCCCGCAGAAGAGTGCGAAACAATTACAGAAGGAGGCGAAAAAACAGGCAAAATTGGACAAGTTCAAACAGAaacaggaaaagaaagaaagtgacAAAGCTccaaaagtaaaagaaaagaatgaa aaaattgaaaagaaaaaggaatgcAAAGAATCAGCTATATACATGGTAAATACACCTTTGGGAGATAAGAAAGATACTACATGTGCGATGCCTGATGCATACAGTCCAAAATATGTTGAGGCTGCATGGTATGCATGGTGGGAAAAGGAAGGTTTCTTTAAGCCAGAATATGGT agaaagaatatATTGCAATTAAATCCTAAAGGAAAGTTTGTCATGGTGATACCTCCTCCTAATGTAACTGGATTTCTTCATCTTGGACATGCATTAACTAATGCTGTAGAAGATGCTATTACAAGATG GAATCGTATGAAAGGACGTACAACACTGTGGAATCCAGGTTGCGATCATGCAGGTATTGCTACTCAAGTGGTGGTTGAAAAGAAACTTTggagagaggaaaagaagacACGTCATGATAtaggaagagaaaaattcatagaaaaagTTTGGAAATGGAAAGAAGA aaAAGGAAACAGAATTTACTTGCAGTTGAAGAAATTGGGAGGATCATTTGATTGGGATAGGGTTTGTTTTACTATGGATCCAAAATTATGTTATGCTGTTACAGAAGCATTTATAAGGTTGCACGATGAAGGTGTAATTTATAGAAGCAATAGATTAGTCAATTGGTCATGCACATTAAAAAGCGCTATATCCGATATAGAA GTTGATAAACTTGAATTAACTGGTCGGACATTGCTTTCAATTCCTGGATATcaagaaaaaatagaatttggaGTTTTAGTATTATTCGCCTATAAAGTGATAGGTTctgaagagaaaataatagtaGCTACCACACGTATTGAAACAATGCTTGGGGATACAGCTGTTGCTGTTCATCCAAAAGATACTAGATATGCTcatttaattggaaaatatgtACAACATCCATTTTGTGACAGAAAGTTACCAATTATACCTGATGAATTTGTTGAAATGGAATTTGGAACAG GTGCTGTAAAGATTACACCAGCTCATGATCCTAATGATTATGAAGTGGGGAAGAGATATAATTTAccatttattactattttcgacgataatggaaatattattgGAGATTATGGACAATTTaca GGAATGAAACGATTCCATGCTAGaacagctataataaaagaattaactGCAAGAAACTTGTTCATTGAAATCAAGGACAATCCTATGGTAGTGCCAATATGTAGTAGATCTAAAGACATTGTTGAACCTTTGATGAAGCCTCAATG gtACATAAAATGTAGTGAAATGGCCACAAAAGCAATGGATGCAGTGAAATCCGGTGaactaaaaattattcctGATCAGTACAAGAAAATTTGGTATCATTGGATGGAAAATATAAGAGATTGGTGTATATCTCGTCAATTATGGTGGGGTCATCGTATTCCTGCTTATTGtgtcaaaataattaatatacctGAAAACATAAAG TTAGATGATTATTGGGTGAGTGCACATTCGGAAAATGAAGCTAAGGAAAAAGCTGCAAAGCAGTTAGGTACAAAGGtagataatattattgttgAGCAAGATCCTGACGTGCTGGATACATGGTTTTCTTCAGGTCTCTTTCCATTCTCGATATTTGGATGGCCAGATAAG aCAGAAGAACTTGAGGCATTTTATCCTGGTACATTACTAGAAACTGGACATGATATCTTATTTTTCTGGGTGGCAAGAATGGTCTTTTTGGGTCAGAAGTTATTAGGGAAATTACCGTTTAG AGAAGTATATTTGCATGCTATGGTACGAGATGCTCATGGAAGGAAAATGAGCAAATCGTTGGGAAATGTTATAGATCCTATGGATGTGATTAATGGGATATCATTGGAG AATCTTCATAAACAACTGATGGATTCAAATTTGGATCCAAAAGAACTTAAATATGCTATAGAGGGACAAAAACGTGATTATCCACAAGGAATTCCTGAGTGTGGGACAGATGCTTTAAGGTTTGCACTTTGCGCTTACACCATGCAAGGTCGCGATATTAATCTTGATATTCTTCGCGTACAAGGATATCGatttttctgtaataaaatatggaatgCGACGAAATTCTCTCTCATGTACCTAGACTCTAATTTCGATTATGATGAAGACGTTCAATCg ACAATTAATGATGTCAGCAATGATAATATGATAGGTGATAATGATTGGTATCAAAACACTTTAAAAGAAAACTGCGTGCAAGACGCGTTAAATAATTACTTGGCAGACTATCCTTATTTAGATGGATATAATCCTTCACAAATTGACACAAAAGTTCATCAATATTTTACCAGATTGGGTACTGATTTAAGAAACTATCCTCATTTACATCGTTGGTATAAACATGTGGCATCTTACAGTGAACAAGAACGATCTATGTTTCGTGTAGAAGAAGGTAAAATATTACCTCAATGTGGTTGTAAAATACACGATCATAATAACAGTAGGAAACag CTACATTGTGAAACGAATATAGACTTTTGGATGCTCTCTCGTGTAAGTTGTGCAGTAAAAATCTGTGACGAAGCAATGGCACAATATGATTTTCCAACTGCCACTACTGCCTGCTATAATCTTTGGTTGTATGATTTATGTGATGTTTACTTg GAGTATTTGAAACCAGTCTTTCAAGGTAATAATAACAAGAGACAGTATGCAGCAAGAAGAGTCTTATTTAAGACACTAGATGTAGGATTGAGGTTGTTAAGTCCCTTCATGCCATTTATAACGGAAGAACTTTATCAACGTTTACCTCGCAAGAAGCAGCTTTATCCCAGTGTTTGCGTTAGTCCATATCCAGAAGTATCAGAG TGTGATtggagaaacgaagaaatagagaaagacgTTGATTTTGCCAACAAAGTAATAAAGAATATTCGATCAGCGCGTGCAACGTATAACTTaccgaataaaataaagactGAAGCATTTCTTGTGTGTAGTAGTAATAACTTGAAAGAAAAGCTTCTGGAATATAGATTATTGATAGAAACCCTTTCTTATTCTACACTCAATATGGAGGAACCACCAACAGGATGTGCTATTATTACTGTCACAGATAAAGTTCAAGTACATCTACTATTGaag GGTTTAATTGATCCAAAGAAAGAACTAGAGAAACTTAGCAAAAAGGAGGAGCAATTGATAGATATTATTCGTAAAACCAAACAAGCTATGGAAGTTCCTGATTATAACGTTAAAGTACCATTCgatgtacaaaataataacaaagaaaagCTGAAAAATAATGAAGGAGAATTGCAACGAATCACTGATGCGTTATCAGCGTTACGTGCAATGTAA
- the LOC132907138 gene encoding valine--tRNA ligase isoform X2, with the protein MVDMKTEEINGETETPQKSAKQLQKEAKKQAKLDKFKQKQEKKESDKAPKKIEKKKECKESAIYMVNTPLGDKKDTTCAMPDAYSPKYVEAAWYAWWEKEGFFKPEYGRKNILQLNPKGKFVMVIPPPNVTGFLHLGHALTNAVEDAITRWNRMKGRTTLWNPGCDHAGIATQVVVEKKLWREEKKTRHDIGREKFIEKVWKWKEEKGNRIYLQLKKLGGSFDWDRVCFTMDPKLCYAVTEAFIRLHDEGVIYRSNRLVNWSCTLKSAISDIEVDKLELTGRTLLSIPGYQEKIEFGVLVLFAYKVIGSEEKIIVATTRIETMLGDTAVAVHPKDTRYAHLIGKYVQHPFCDRKLPIIPDEFVEMEFGTGAVKITPAHDPNDYEVGKRYNLPFITIFDDNGNIIGDYGQFTGMKRFHARTAIIKELTARNLFIEIKDNPMVVPICSRSKDIVEPLMKPQWYIKCSEMATKAMDAVKSGELKIIPDQYKKIWYHWMENIRDWCISRQLWWGHRIPAYCVKIINIPENIKLDDYWVSAHSENEAKEKAAKQLGTKVDNIIVEQDPDVLDTWFSSGLFPFSIFGWPDKTEELEAFYPGTLLETGHDILFFWVARMVFLGQKLLGKLPFREVYLHAMVRDAHGRKMSKSLGNVIDPMDVINGISLENLHKQLMDSNLDPKELKYAIEGQKRDYPQGIPECGTDALRFALCAYTMQGRDINLDILRVQGYRFFCNKIWNATKFSLMYLDSNFDYDEDVQSTINDVSNDNMIGDNDWYQNTLKENCVQDALNNYLADYPYLDGYNPSQIDTKVHQYFTRLGTDLRNYPHLHRWYKHVASYSEQERSMFRVEEGKILPQCGCKIHDHNNSRKQLHCETNIDFWMLSRVSCAVKICDEAMAQYDFPTATTACYNLWLYDLCDVYLEYLKPVFQGNNNKRQYAARRVLFKTLDVGLRLLSPFMPFITEELYQRLPRKKQLYPSVCVSPYPEVSECDWRNEEIEKDVDFANKVIKNIRSARATYNLPNKIKTEAFLVCSSNNLKEKLLEYRLLIETLSYSTLNMEEPPTGCAIITVTDKVQVHLLLKGLIDPKKELEKLSKKEEQLIDIIRKTKQAMEVPDYNVKVPFDVQNNNKEKLKNNEGELQRITDALSALRAM; encoded by the exons ATGGTTGATATGAAAACTGAGGAAATAAACGGGGAAACTGAAACCCCGCAGAAGAGTGCGAAACAATTACAGAAGGAGGCGAAAAAACAGGCAAAATTGGACAAGTTCAAACAGAaacaggaaaagaaagaaagtgacAAAGCTccaaaa aaaattgaaaagaaaaaggaatgcAAAGAATCAGCTATATACATGGTAAATACACCTTTGGGAGATAAGAAAGATACTACATGTGCGATGCCTGATGCATACAGTCCAAAATATGTTGAGGCTGCATGGTATGCATGGTGGGAAAAGGAAGGTTTCTTTAAGCCAGAATATGGT agaaagaatatATTGCAATTAAATCCTAAAGGAAAGTTTGTCATGGTGATACCTCCTCCTAATGTAACTGGATTTCTTCATCTTGGACATGCATTAACTAATGCTGTAGAAGATGCTATTACAAGATG GAATCGTATGAAAGGACGTACAACACTGTGGAATCCAGGTTGCGATCATGCAGGTATTGCTACTCAAGTGGTGGTTGAAAAGAAACTTTggagagaggaaaagaagacACGTCATGATAtaggaagagaaaaattcatagaaaaagTTTGGAAATGGAAAGAAGA aaAAGGAAACAGAATTTACTTGCAGTTGAAGAAATTGGGAGGATCATTTGATTGGGATAGGGTTTGTTTTACTATGGATCCAAAATTATGTTATGCTGTTACAGAAGCATTTATAAGGTTGCACGATGAAGGTGTAATTTATAGAAGCAATAGATTAGTCAATTGGTCATGCACATTAAAAAGCGCTATATCCGATATAGAA GTTGATAAACTTGAATTAACTGGTCGGACATTGCTTTCAATTCCTGGATATcaagaaaaaatagaatttggaGTTTTAGTATTATTCGCCTATAAAGTGATAGGTTctgaagagaaaataatagtaGCTACCACACGTATTGAAACAATGCTTGGGGATACAGCTGTTGCTGTTCATCCAAAAGATACTAGATATGCTcatttaattggaaaatatgtACAACATCCATTTTGTGACAGAAAGTTACCAATTATACCTGATGAATTTGTTGAAATGGAATTTGGAACAG GTGCTGTAAAGATTACACCAGCTCATGATCCTAATGATTATGAAGTGGGGAAGAGATATAATTTAccatttattactattttcgacgataatggaaatattattgGAGATTATGGACAATTTaca GGAATGAAACGATTCCATGCTAGaacagctataataaaagaattaactGCAAGAAACTTGTTCATTGAAATCAAGGACAATCCTATGGTAGTGCCAATATGTAGTAGATCTAAAGACATTGTTGAACCTTTGATGAAGCCTCAATG gtACATAAAATGTAGTGAAATGGCCACAAAAGCAATGGATGCAGTGAAATCCGGTGaactaaaaattattcctGATCAGTACAAGAAAATTTGGTATCATTGGATGGAAAATATAAGAGATTGGTGTATATCTCGTCAATTATGGTGGGGTCATCGTATTCCTGCTTATTGtgtcaaaataattaatatacctGAAAACATAAAG TTAGATGATTATTGGGTGAGTGCACATTCGGAAAATGAAGCTAAGGAAAAAGCTGCAAAGCAGTTAGGTACAAAGGtagataatattattgttgAGCAAGATCCTGACGTGCTGGATACATGGTTTTCTTCAGGTCTCTTTCCATTCTCGATATTTGGATGGCCAGATAAG aCAGAAGAACTTGAGGCATTTTATCCTGGTACATTACTAGAAACTGGACATGATATCTTATTTTTCTGGGTGGCAAGAATGGTCTTTTTGGGTCAGAAGTTATTAGGGAAATTACCGTTTAG AGAAGTATATTTGCATGCTATGGTACGAGATGCTCATGGAAGGAAAATGAGCAAATCGTTGGGAAATGTTATAGATCCTATGGATGTGATTAATGGGATATCATTGGAG AATCTTCATAAACAACTGATGGATTCAAATTTGGATCCAAAAGAACTTAAATATGCTATAGAGGGACAAAAACGTGATTATCCACAAGGAATTCCTGAGTGTGGGACAGATGCTTTAAGGTTTGCACTTTGCGCTTACACCATGCAAGGTCGCGATATTAATCTTGATATTCTTCGCGTACAAGGATATCGatttttctgtaataaaatatggaatgCGACGAAATTCTCTCTCATGTACCTAGACTCTAATTTCGATTATGATGAAGACGTTCAATCg ACAATTAATGATGTCAGCAATGATAATATGATAGGTGATAATGATTGGTATCAAAACACTTTAAAAGAAAACTGCGTGCAAGACGCGTTAAATAATTACTTGGCAGACTATCCTTATTTAGATGGATATAATCCTTCACAAATTGACACAAAAGTTCATCAATATTTTACCAGATTGGGTACTGATTTAAGAAACTATCCTCATTTACATCGTTGGTATAAACATGTGGCATCTTACAGTGAACAAGAACGATCTATGTTTCGTGTAGAAGAAGGTAAAATATTACCTCAATGTGGTTGTAAAATACACGATCATAATAACAGTAGGAAACag CTACATTGTGAAACGAATATAGACTTTTGGATGCTCTCTCGTGTAAGTTGTGCAGTAAAAATCTGTGACGAAGCAATGGCACAATATGATTTTCCAACTGCCACTACTGCCTGCTATAATCTTTGGTTGTATGATTTATGTGATGTTTACTTg GAGTATTTGAAACCAGTCTTTCAAGGTAATAATAACAAGAGACAGTATGCAGCAAGAAGAGTCTTATTTAAGACACTAGATGTAGGATTGAGGTTGTTAAGTCCCTTCATGCCATTTATAACGGAAGAACTTTATCAACGTTTACCTCGCAAGAAGCAGCTTTATCCCAGTGTTTGCGTTAGTCCATATCCAGAAGTATCAGAG TGTGATtggagaaacgaagaaatagagaaagacgTTGATTTTGCCAACAAAGTAATAAAGAATATTCGATCAGCGCGTGCAACGTATAACTTaccgaataaaataaagactGAAGCATTTCTTGTGTGTAGTAGTAATAACTTGAAAGAAAAGCTTCTGGAATATAGATTATTGATAGAAACCCTTTCTTATTCTACACTCAATATGGAGGAACCACCAACAGGATGTGCTATTATTACTGTCACAGATAAAGTTCAAGTACATCTACTATTGaag GGTTTAATTGATCCAAAGAAAGAACTAGAGAAACTTAGCAAAAAGGAGGAGCAATTGATAGATATTATTCGTAAAACCAAACAAGCTATGGAAGTTCCTGATTATAACGTTAAAGTACCATTCgatgtacaaaataataacaaagaaaagCTGAAAAATAATGAAGGAGAATTGCAACGAATCACTGATGCGTTATCAGCGTTACGTGCAATGTAA